A window of Thermococcus aggregans contains these coding sequences:
- the secY gene encoding preprotein translocase subunit SecY, giving the protein MGAREIIYRIEHAFPEIERPKRHVPLKEKFAWTGVALLLYFIMAQIPLFGIPGQIQDYFQTLRVVLAGRNGSLLTLGIGPIVTAGIIMQLLVGSEIIKLDLSNHEDRRFYQALQKVFAVFMCFFEAAVYVFAGAFGNPTLTIKVLLMLQLAFGGIMVMIMDELVSKWGIGSGISLFIAAGVSQTIVTRSLNPLTTNQAIDPLTGGPAIIGAIPAFIQHIIKGDVTGALYRRGLPDMLSVLATIVIFLIVVYLESMRVEIPLSYGRVTVRGRYPIRFMYVSNIPIILTFALYANIQLWARLLQRLGHPILGTFDETGAAVSGVVRYVLPPRDIFSVTADPLRALVYAILTITFSLIFGFLWVELTGLDAKSIARQLQRAGLQIPGFRRDPRILERVLQRYIPYVTFWGAFTLAVVAVLADFLGALGTGTGILLTVGILYRFYEEIAREQATEMFPALRRFFS; this is encoded by the coding sequence ATGGGAGCAAGGGAAATAATTTACAGGATAGAGCACGCGTTCCCAGAAATTGAAAGACCAAAGAGACACGTGCCTCTAAAGGAAAAATTCGCATGGACAGGAGTTGCGTTGCTGTTGTATTTTATCATGGCACAGATACCTCTTTTTGGAATTCCCGGCCAAATACAGGACTATTTCCAGACTTTAAGAGTAGTCCTTGCTGGTAGAAACGGTAGTCTATTAACCTTGGGAATAGGTCCCATAGTTACCGCTGGAATTATCATGCAGCTCTTAGTGGGATCAGAAATAATAAAGCTTGATCTCTCAAACCATGAGGACAGAAGGTTTTATCAAGCTCTGCAGAAGGTGTTTGCAGTATTTATGTGCTTCTTCGAGGCAGCTGTTTACGTATTTGCAGGTGCATTTGGAAATCCCACATTAACAATCAAGGTACTTCTTATGCTCCAGCTTGCTTTTGGTGGAATAATGGTAATGATTATGGATGAGCTTGTAAGCAAGTGGGGAATTGGTAGCGGTATAAGTCTTTTCATCGCTGCGGGAGTTTCACAGACAATTGTTACGAGATCACTTAACCCATTAACAACAAATCAAGCTATAGATCCACTAACAGGTGGTCCTGCCATAATAGGTGCCATTCCGGCGTTTATTCAGCACATAATTAAAGGTGACGTTACAGGGGCTCTCTACAGAAGGGGACTTCCAGATATGTTAAGCGTTTTAGCAACGATAGTCATCTTCCTGATAGTTGTCTACTTAGAAAGCATGCGCGTGGAGATTCCCCTCAGTTATGGAAGGGTAACTGTTAGAGGGAGGTATCCAATAAGATTCATGTATGTCAGCAATATCCCGATCATTTTGACTTTTGCCCTCTATGCAAACATCCAGCTCTGGGCTAGGCTTTTACAAAGACTTGGTCACCCAATCCTTGGAACTTTTGACGAAACTGGGGCAGCAGTTTCTGGAGTTGTAAGATACGTTCTACCGCCTAGGGACATATTCAGCGTTACGGCCGACCCACTGAGGGCCTTGGTTTATGCCATACTCACCATAACGTTCTCCCTTATCTTTGGATTCCTCTGGGTTGAGCTTACTGGGCTTGACGCTAAGAGTATTGCAAGGCAACTGCAAAGAGCCGGACTGCAGATACCGGGCTTTAGAAGAGACCCAAGAATATTGGAGAGGGTCTTGCAGAGATACATCCCCTACGTTACATTCTGGGGAGCATTTACCTTGGCTGTTGTTGCAGTATTAGCGGACTTCCTTGGAGCGCTAGGAACTGGAACCGGAATACTGCTTACAGTGGGTATACTCTACAGGTTTTATGAAGAAATAGCAAGGGAACAAGCTACCGAGATGTTCCCAGCACTGCGCAGGTTCTTTAGTTGA
- a CDS encoding 50S ribosomal protein L34e, whose translation MKPMYRSRSWRRKYVRTPGGRTVIHFERKKPKIAHCAMCGRPLNGIPRGRASELRKLPKTKKRPERPYPHLCPSCMRRVMKAQVRAAI comes from the coding sequence ATGAAGCCAATGTACAGGTCAAGATCATGGAGAAGAAAGTACGTTAGAACTCCGGGTGGAAGGACTGTGATACACTTTGAAAGGAAGAAGCCGAAGATTGCCCACTGTGCAATGTGCGGGAGACCATTAAACGGAATCCCAAGAGGCAGGGCAAGTGAGTTAAGAAAGCTTCCCAAGACCAAGAAGAGGCCAGAAAGGCCTTATCCACATCTCTGCCCCAGCTGTATGAGAAGGGTTATGAAGGCTCAGGTAAGGGCTGCCATCTAA
- a CDS encoding DUF106 domain-containing protein, which yields MLEGVYLALDKVFGPLVTNAHPMWVVTISGIILGAFFTLVNHLLIDQEKMKKLQKMSREFQKEWKEAQKAKDEKKLRKLQQKQLELLKLQNEVMKDSMFKPMLFTMPIFIIFFGWMRRWYVETAIVKSPFNFFLFDWFHRFYHSSLQANELGYIGWYILTSMIVGQVLRKLLDSY from the coding sequence ATGCTTGAAGGAGTATATCTTGCACTTGATAAAGTGTTTGGACCTTTGGTAACAAATGCTCACCCCATGTGGGTGGTAACAATTTCTGGAATTATACTTGGAGCCTTTTTCACACTAGTTAATCACCTGCTGATAGACCAGGAGAAAATGAAAAAACTGCAAAAAATGAGCAGAGAATTCCAGAAGGAGTGGAAAGAGGCTCAAAAGGCTAAAGACGAGAAAAAACTGAGAAAGCTTCAACAAAAACAATTGGAGCTTTTAAAGCTTCAAAATGAAGTTATGAAGGACTCAATGTTCAAACCGATGCTCTTTACAATGCCAATATTCATAATATTCTTTGGATGGATGAGAAGGTGGTATGTTGAAACGGCAATCGTGAAATCACCGTTTAACTTTTTCCTCTTTGACTGGTTCCACAGATTTTACCACTCTTCCCTCCAAGCCAACGAGCTAGGGTATATTGGATGGTACATCTTGACATCAATGATTGTCGGACAGGTTTTAAGAAAGCTCTTGGACTCATATTAG
- a CDS encoding 50S ribosomal protein L32e — protein sequence MEKARLLRIRARLKKKKPKFLRQEWWRFPKFKNDPKWRRPKGTDSKMRLKLKGKARSPSIGWSSPKAVRGLHPSGYEEVLVHNVKELEAIDPTRQAARIARTVGKRKRLMIIERAKELGIKVLNAR from the coding sequence ATGGAAAAAGCGAGACTCTTAAGAATAAGGGCCAGACTCAAAAAGAAAAAACCTAAGTTTCTTAGACAGGAATGGTGGAGGTTCCCCAAGTTTAAGAATGATCCCAAGTGGAGAAGACCAAAGGGAACTGACAGCAAAATGAGACTAAAGCTTAAAGGGAAAGCTAGATCACCCAGCATTGGATGGAGCTCACCCAAAGCTGTCCGCGGTCTCCACCCAAGCGGTTACGAAGAAGTTCTTGTACACAACGTTAAGGAGCTAGAAGCGATAGACCCAACAAGACAAGCCGCTAGGATAGCCAGAACAGTCGGAAAGAGAAAGAGACTCATGATAATTGAGAGAGCTAAGGAATTGGGTATTAAGGTGCTCAACGCGAGGTGA
- a CDS encoding uL15m family ribosomal protein, which translates to MIRRKKKVRKLRGSHTHGWGCKKKHRGGGHKGGRGMAGTGKRKKTKWTWVIKYAPDHLGKRGFKRPIEAQREITAVNLKFIDEHLDELMQLGIAYEEEGRIIVDTTQFADKVLGTGKLTKPLVIKARAFSPKAEEKIIKAGGEALLA; encoded by the coding sequence ATGATTAGAAGGAAAAAGAAGGTGAGAAAACTTCGCGGTTCCCACACTCATGGATGGGGATGCAAAAAGAAGCACCGTGGTGGAGGGCACAAGGGCGGTAGAGGTATGGCTGGAACAGGAAAAAGGAAGAAGACAAAATGGACATGGGTCATCAAATATGCTCCCGACCACTTGGGCAAAAGAGGTTTCAAGAGGCCCATAGAAGCTCAAAGAGAGATAACTGCAGTAAACCTCAAATTCATTGATGAACACCTTGATGAACTTATGCAGCTCGGCATTGCCTATGAGGAAGAGGGAAGAATCATTGTTGATACCACTCAATTTGCCGATAAGGTGCTTGGAACCGGGAAACTCACAAAGCCACTCGTAATTAAGGCTAGAGCATTCTCCCCCAAAGCTGAAGAAAAAATAATTAAGGCTGGGGGAGAAGCCCTCCTTGCCTGA
- a CDS encoding 30S ribosomal protein S17, giving the protein MRDIGLRIQPPAEKCDDPKCPWHGHIKVHGRVFEGVVVSDKPRHTVTVERQYYHYLRKYERYELRRSKIHAHNPPCINAKVGDKVIIAETRPLSKTKSFVVVAVTQRAGER; this is encoded by the coding sequence ATGAGAGACATCGGATTGAGGATACAACCTCCCGCGGAGAAGTGTGATGATCCAAAGTGCCCATGGCACGGACACATTAAAGTACACGGTAGAGTGTTTGAGGGAGTTGTTGTTAGCGACAAGCCAAGACACACGGTTACCGTGGAGAGGCAGTACTATCACTACCTAAGAAAATACGAGCGTTACGAGCTTAGAAGAAGCAAGATACATGCCCACAACCCACCATGCATAAACGCAAAAGTTGGAGACAAAGTTATCATAGCCGAGACCAGACCACTTAGCAAGACAAAGAGCTTTGTAGTTGTTGCAGTTACTCAAAGAGCTGGGGAGAGGTGA
- a CDS encoding 50S ribosomal protein L14: MAKKGAGATRGISPVRPTRALPIGAYLHVADNSGAKIIQIIGVVGYKGVRRRLASAGVGDMVVATVKKGRPDMRHQVVRAVIVRQRKEYKRLDGMRVKFEDNAAVITTPEGVPRGTEVRGPVAREAAEKWVRVGSIASMVL; this comes from the coding sequence ATGGCAAAGAAAGGTGCTGGTGCTACAAGGGGTATCTCCCCCGTTAGGCCCACTAGAGCATTGCCAATCGGTGCTTACCTTCACGTGGCAGACAACTCAGGAGCAAAGATAATCCAGATAATTGGAGTGGTAGGCTACAAAGGCGTTAGGAGAAGACTTGCTTCAGCGGGTGTTGGTGACATGGTAGTTGCAACGGTAAAGAAGGGAAGGCCAGACATGAGGCACCAAGTTGTTAGGGCAGTTATAGTAAGGCAGAGGAAAGAGTACAAGAGGCTCGATGGGATGAGAGTAAAATTTGAAGACAACGCAGCAGTCATTACGACACCTGAAGGTGTTCCGAGAGGGACTGAGGTTAGAGGACCCGTTGCGAGAGAAGCCGCTGAAAAATGGGTTAGAGTAGGAAGTATTGCGAGCATGGTATTGTGA
- a CDS encoding 50S ribosomal protein L5, translated as MIANREAILADWEAHPMRRPRIAKVTINIGVGESGERLTKAETMLESLVGQKPIRRKAKKTNRDFGIRRGEPIAVKVTLRGQKAYEMLKRLLAAVDNRLKESSFDEHGNVCFGIDEHINIPGVEYDPEIGIFGMDVCVTLERPGYRIARRKRRRHHIPTRHKLTKEEGMVFMEEEFGVQIVEG; from the coding sequence ATGATAGCTAACAGAGAGGCAATCCTGGCTGATTGGGAAGCTCATCCTATGAGAAGACCCAGGATAGCTAAGGTCACCATAAACATTGGTGTCGGCGAGAGTGGTGAGAGACTTACAAAGGCTGAGACAATGCTAGAATCACTTGTTGGTCAAAAGCCAATAAGAAGGAAGGCAAAGAAAACAAACAGGGACTTTGGAATCAGAAGGGGCGAGCCGATAGCGGTTAAAGTAACCCTAAGGGGACAAAAAGCTTATGAGATGCTTAAGAGGCTATTGGCCGCTGTTGACAACAGGCTTAAGGAATCCAGCTTTGACGAACATGGAAACGTTTGCTTTGGTATTGATGAACACATTAACATCCCAGGAGTGGAATATGATCCAGAGATCGGTATATTTGGTATGGACGTTTGTGTAACGCTTGAAAGGCCTGGATACAGAATTGCAAGAAGAAAGAGAAGAAGGCACCACATCCCTACAAGGCACAAGCTTACAAAGGAAGAGGGTATGGTTTTCATGGAGGAAGAGTTTGGAGTCCAGATTGTGGAGGGATGA
- a CDS encoding 50S ribosomal protein L30 has product MAKLALIRIRGRVNVKRPVKDTLAMLRLHKVNHLVIVDDTPTYKGMIQKVKDYITWGEINAETLAKLIEKRGRLQGNKRVTEEYVQEKLGMGIKEFAEKVINGEMKLSDLPGLKPVFRLHPARGGIRSKKRTFKEGGALGYRGEAINELIERML; this is encoded by the coding sequence ATGGCAAAACTTGCTTTGATTAGGATAAGGGGCAGGGTAAATGTTAAGAGGCCCGTAAAGGACACCCTCGCAATGCTGAGACTTCACAAGGTAAATCACCTTGTGATCGTTGATGATACTCCGACTTACAAGGGCATGATACAGAAGGTGAAGGATTACATCACTTGGGGAGAGATAAACGCTGAAACCCTAGCAAAGCTCATAGAGAAGAGAGGAAGACTTCAAGGAAACAAGAGGGTTACAGAGGAGTACGTTCAAGAAAAACTTGGTATGGGTATTAAAGAATTCGCCGAAAAGGTCATCAACGGAGAAATGAAGCTCAGCGACTTACCAGGGCTTAAGCCTGTTTTTAGACTTCACCCGGCAAGAGGTGGCATTAGGAGCAAGAAGAGGACCTTCAAAGAGGGCGGAGCTTTGGGATATAGAGGAGAGGCGATTAATGAGCTTATAGAGAGAATGCTGTGA
- a CDS encoding 30S ribosomal protein S8, with amino-acid sequence MTLLDPLANALSHITNSERVGKKEVYIKPASKLIGEVLRVMQENGYIGEFEFIDDGRAGIYRVQLLGKINKAGAIKPRFSVKAKEYEKWEKRFLPAFEFGILIVSTSQGVMTHKEALEKGIGGRLIAYVY; translated from the coding sequence ATGACTCTGTTGGATCCTTTGGCAAATGCTTTATCTCACATTACAAACAGCGAGAGAGTTGGAAAGAAAGAGGTTTACATAAAACCAGCCTCAAAGCTTATTGGAGAGGTACTTAGGGTTATGCAAGAGAACGGATACATAGGTGAGTTTGAGTTTATCGATGATGGAAGGGCAGGCATATACAGGGTTCAACTCTTAGGGAAGATAAACAAAGCCGGGGCAATAAAGCCGAGATTTTCAGTAAAAGCCAAGGAATATGAGAAGTGGGAAAAGAGATTCCTTCCAGCATTCGAGTTTGGTATTCTAATAGTTTCCACATCCCAAGGAGTTATGACACACAAAGAGGCCCTTGAGAAGGGCATTGGTGGAAGGTTAATAGCCTACGTCTACTGA
- a CDS encoding ribonuclease P protein component 1: MRRNSKKRKDRASGRPQRKGEALIGRTWIFRGLDRGRVIRKTLPMHELIGLKVRVVKSSHPGLVGIEGYVIDETRNTLTILGEKVWIVPKNVAEFEFEIDDKKIRIKGEELIGRPEMRLKKR, translated from the coding sequence ATGCGGAGGAACAGCAAAAAACGGAAGGATAGAGCTTCAGGGAGACCACAGAGAAAAGGTGAAGCGCTTATTGGCAGAACTTGGATTTTCAGAGGACTTGATAGAGGTCGAGTGATCAGAAAAACACTACCAATGCACGAGCTCATAGGCTTAAAAGTTAGGGTCGTCAAAAGCTCTCATCCGGGGTTAGTAGGGATTGAGGGATACGTGATTGACGAGACGAGAAATACTCTCACAATCCTTGGAGAAAAGGTATGGATAGTTCCCAAGAATGTTGCCGAATTTGAGTTTGAAATTGACGATAAAAAAATACGAATAAAGGGAGAAGAGCTAATTGGAAGGCCTGAGATGAGATTGAAAAAGAGGTGA
- a CDS encoding 50S ribosomal protein L18 codes for MAHGPRYRVPFRRRREGKTNYHKRLALLKSGKPRLVVRKTLNHHIAQIVLYDPKGDKTVVSAHTRELMRDFGWKGHGGNTPSAYLLGLLIGYKALKKGIEEAILDIGLHPPTRGSSIFAVLKGAVDAGLDVPHSEEIYPGEDRIKGEHIAEYAKMLKEEDEEKYRRQFGGYLVRGLEPERLPEHFEEVKARIIEKFEKVRA; via the coding sequence ATGGCACATGGACCAAGATATAGGGTTCCATTCAGAAGGAGAAGAGAGGGCAAAACTAACTATCACAAGAGGCTTGCTCTCCTCAAATCAGGCAAGCCAAGGCTAGTTGTGAGAAAAACTCTCAACCATCATATAGCCCAGATAGTGCTTTACGATCCAAAAGGAGATAAGACAGTTGTTTCAGCTCACACAAGAGAACTCATGAGAGACTTTGGATGGAAAGGACACGGCGGAAATACGCCGAGCGCTTATCTCCTTGGACTGCTCATTGGATACAAAGCTCTTAAAAAGGGTATAGAGGAGGCTATCCTTGACATTGGTCTGCATCCACCCACTAGAGGATCAAGTATCTTTGCAGTCCTCAAGGGAGCTGTAGATGCAGGTTTAGACGTTCCACACAGCGAGGAAATCTATCCGGGAGAAGACAGAATTAAAGGAGAACACATTGCCGAGTATGCAAAGATGCTTAAAGAGGAAGACGAGGAGAAGTACAGAAGACAGTTTGGAGGATATCTTGTGAGAGGACTTGAACCTGAAAGGCTTCCCGAGCACTTTGAAGAGGTTAAGGCGAGAATCATTGAGAAATTTGAGAAGGTGAGAGCATGA
- a CDS encoding 30S ribosomal protein S4e has translation MARKGAKRHLKRLAAPTQWYIERKTYKWAVRPSPGPHNMKTSIPLIYIIRDYLGYAKTGREARKILNEGKVLVDGKVRKDYKFPVGIMDVVSIPETEEHYRVFPNRIGKLILHPISEEEAKIKPLRINNKRMVKGGNLQLNFHDGTNHLVKLSSLTDETKDKFKTSDTVLMKVPEREIIEVLPFEIGAYVFVVQGKNVARVGKIVEVRQFPGGWPDVVTIEDKEGELFDTLKDYAFVLGKEEPKISLP, from the coding sequence ATGGCGAGGAAAGGTGCTAAGAGACACTTGAAAAGGCTTGCTGCTCCAACTCAGTGGTACATTGAGAGAAAAACATACAAGTGGGCTGTAAGGCCCTCTCCGGGCCCACACAACATGAAAACATCAATTCCCCTTATCTACATAATTAGGGATTACCTTGGATACGCAAAGACAGGCAGAGAAGCAAGAAAAATCCTCAACGAAGGAAAGGTATTGGTGGATGGAAAAGTCAGAAAAGACTACAAGTTCCCGGTTGGTATTATGGATGTCGTCTCAATTCCGGAAACTGAGGAGCACTATAGAGTCTTTCCAAATAGAATTGGAAAGCTTATTCTCCACCCAATAAGCGAAGAAGAGGCAAAAATAAAGCCTCTGAGGATAAACAATAAGAGAATGGTAAAGGGAGGAAACCTGCAGCTTAACTTCCATGACGGAACAAACCACCTAGTCAAGCTCAGCTCACTCACAGATGAGACCAAAGACAAGTTCAAGACTTCAGACACCGTCTTAATGAAAGTTCCGGAGAGAGAAATAATTGAAGTGCTCCCATTTGAAATTGGAGCTTATGTGTTCGTTGTTCAGGGTAAGAACGTTGCAAGAGTAGGAAAAATCGTTGAAGTCAGGCAATTCCCAGGCGGATGGCCGGACGTGGTTACCATTGAGGACAAGGAAGGGGAGCTCTTTGATACCTTAAAGGATTACGCGTTTGTGTTGGGTAAAGAAGAACCAAAGATCTCATTACCGTGA
- the rpsE gene encoding 30S ribosomal protein S5, whose product MSQDWKEYAQRVLEEWQPKTKLGMLVKEGQITDIHEIFRRGYQIKEPEIVDVLLPEVNSRENQEVLDIALTVRMTDSGRRVRFRVLAAVGNRDGYVGLGIGHGREVGTAIRKAINYAKMNIIEIKRGCGSWECRCRRPHSIPFAVEGKSGSVKVKLMPGPRGLGLVIGDVGKKILSLAGVKDVWSQTLGETRTTVNFAKAVFGALYNTNSVAVKPEMIERYGIVVGREMPQNFEL is encoded by the coding sequence ATGAGCCAGGATTGGAAGGAATACGCTCAAAGAGTATTAGAAGAGTGGCAGCCCAAGACAAAGCTTGGTATGCTCGTTAAGGAAGGACAGATAACTGATATTCACGAGATCTTTAGAAGGGGTTACCAGATAAAAGAACCAGAAATAGTTGATGTACTCCTTCCTGAGGTCAACTCAAGAGAAAACCAAGAAGTGCTTGACATAGCCTTGACAGTGAGAATGACAGACAGTGGTAGGAGAGTTAGGTTCAGAGTACTTGCAGCAGTAGGAAACAGAGACGGCTATGTGGGGCTTGGCATTGGTCACGGAAGGGAAGTCGGAACAGCCATTAGAAAGGCAATCAACTATGCAAAGATGAACATAATTGAGATCAAAAGAGGCTGTGGTTCATGGGAGTGTAGGTGTAGGAGACCGCACTCAATCCCATTCGCCGTTGAAGGTAAAAGCGGTAGCGTGAAAGTAAAACTCATGCCAGGGCCTAGAGGACTTGGCCTTGTTATTGGTGACGTTGGTAAAAAGATACTCAGCTTGGCAGGAGTTAAGGACGTGTGGTCACAAACATTAGGTGAAACAAGAACTACAGTTAACTTTGCGAAGGCAGTTTTTGGGGCACTCTACAACACCAACAGTGTCGCTGTAAAGCCCGAGATGATCGAGCGCTATGGTATAGTGGTTGGTAGAGAAATGCCACAGAACTTTGAACTGTGA
- a CDS encoding 50S ribosomal protein L19e, producing the protein MLKMQRRIAAELLKCGENRVWIDPERIDDVRSAITREDIKRLINEGVIKKKPIKGQSRYRAKLRQEARKKGRHRGHGSRKGKKTARMGKKERWMMTIRALRKELRKLKAEKKIDEHTYRNLYIRAKGGQFKSKHQLYLFMEEKGILKR; encoded by the coding sequence ATGCTCAAGATGCAGAGAAGGATTGCCGCTGAACTTTTGAAATGTGGCGAGAATAGGGTTTGGATAGACCCCGAAAGAATTGATGATGTTAGGTCTGCTATCACTAGGGAGGACATTAAAAGACTGATAAACGAAGGCGTCATCAAGAAAAAGCCAATTAAAGGACAAAGCAGATACAGGGCAAAGCTTAGGCAAGAAGCAAGGAAGAAAGGAAGGCACAGGGGACATGGAAGCAGAAAGGGCAAAAAGACGGCAAGAATGGGCAAGAAGGAGAGATGGATGATGACAATTAGGGCCCTTAGAAAGGAGCTTAGAAAGCTCAAGGCAGAGAAGAAGATTGACGAACACACCTACCGCAACCTTTACATAAGAGCTAAGGGTGGGCAATTCAAGAGCAAACACCAGCTTTACCTGTTCATGGAAGAAAAAGGCATATTGAAGAGGTGA
- a CDS encoding adenylate kinase, with the protein MSFVVVITGIPGVGKSTITKLALKRTKAKFRVVNFGDIMFEEALKAKLVTHRDEMRKLSLNVQRELQLKAAQRILEISRKEPVLLDTHATIKTPLGYMLGFPKEVIEVINPRFIVIIEATPSEILGRRLRDLKRDRDVETEEQIQRHQDLNRAAAISYAMHSNALIKIIENHEDKGLEEAVNELVKILDLAVSEDA; encoded by the coding sequence ATGTCGTTTGTGGTAGTCATCACGGGGATTCCTGGGGTAGGAAAGAGCACAATCACAAAGCTGGCTTTAAAAAGGACTAAAGCAAAATTCAGGGTAGTTAACTTTGGAGATATAATGTTTGAAGAAGCCCTGAAGGCTAAACTGGTTACTCACAGGGACGAAATGAGAAAGCTGAGCTTAAATGTGCAGAGAGAATTACAGCTCAAAGCTGCTCAAAGGATTCTTGAGATATCAAGAAAAGAGCCAGTACTGCTTGATACCCATGCTACAATAAAAACGCCCTTGGGATACATGCTTGGCTTTCCTAAGGAGGTAATTGAGGTTATAAACCCACGATTTATTGTTATAATAGAGGCAACACCCAGTGAAATACTGGGAAGAAGGCTAAGAGACCTCAAGAGAGACAGGGACGTTGAGACTGAAGAGCAAATTCAGAGACATCAAGATTTAAATAGGGCTGCCGCAATAAGCTATGCAATGCATTCCAATGCACTTATAAAGATAATTGAAAATCATGAGGATAAAGGTTTAGAAGAGGCCGTTAATGAGCTGGTAAAAATACTTGATCTGGCGGTGAGTGAAGATGCTTGA
- the rplX gene encoding 50S ribosomal protein L24 has product MRLKSKQPRKQRKFLYNAPLHLRHKIVSATLSKELRQKYGIRALPIRAGDKVKIMRGDFKGHEGKVVEVDLKRYRIHVEGATLKKVNGTEAFYPIHPSNVMIVELNLEDERRKKIIERRA; this is encoded by the coding sequence ATGAGATTAAAGAGCAAACAACCAAGAAAGCAAAGGAAGTTTTTGTACAATGCTCCTCTTCATCTCAGACACAAGATAGTCAGCGCTACCCTTTCAAAAGAGCTCAGACAGAAGTATGGCATTAGAGCTCTTCCAATTAGGGCTGGAGACAAAGTGAAAATAATGAGAGGGGACTTTAAGGGACATGAAGGGAAAGTTGTGGAAGTTGATCTCAAAAGATACAGAATTCACGTTGAGGGAGCAACCCTTAAGAAGGTTAACGGTACTGAGGCGTTTTACCCAATACACCCATCAAACGTTATGATTGTTGAGCTGAATCTTGAGGATGAGAGAAGGAAAAAGATAATTGAGAGGAGGGCTTGA
- a CDS encoding 30S ribosomal protein S14, which produces MAKADYNKRKPRKFGKGARRCIRCGQFGPIVRIHGLMLCRHCFREVAPKLGFKKYD; this is translated from the coding sequence ATGGCGAAGGCTGATTACAACAAGAGAAAGCCAAGAAAGTTTGGTAAGGGCGCGAGAAGATGCATTAGGTGTGGACAATTTGGACCAATCGTTAGGATACACGGACTAATGCTCTGCAGGCACTGCTTTAGAGAGGTAGCTCCAAAATTAGGATTTAAGAAATACGACTGA
- the yciH gene encoding stress response translation initiation inhibitor YciH, with translation MLFKEVLKEQQRIKVYIEKARYGKLKTIIEGIDEKEFNLEEIAKKLKAKLACGGTAKNGRIELQGDHREKVKRLLAELGFSEDLIEVE, from the coding sequence ATGTTATTTAAAGAGGTGTTGAAAGAGCAGCAAAGGATTAAAGTCTACATTGAAAAGGCTCGTTATGGAAAGCTCAAGACCATAATAGAGGGAATCGATGAAAAAGAGTTCAACCTTGAAGAAATTGCAAAAAAGCTTAAGGCGAAACTGGCATGCGGAGGAACAGCAAAAAACGGAAGGATAGAGCTTCAGGGAGACCACAGAGAAAAGGTGAAGCGCTTATTGGCAGAACTTGGATTTTCAGAGGACTTGATAGAGGTCGAGTGA
- a CDS encoding 50S ribosomal protein L6, with protein sequence MPIDAWVREEVEIPEGVTVEVNGNLVKVKGPKGEVERELNYPGVKIFTEDGKVVIYKDFPRRKDIAIARTFKSHIANMIKGVTEGFTYKLKVVYSHFPITVKVQGDKVYIENFLGEKAPRIAEILPGVTVKVMGSEIIVEGIDKEKVGQTAANIEQATRITGRDRRVFQDGIYIVEKAGKPIKF encoded by the coding sequence ATGCCAATTGATGCATGGGTGAGGGAAGAGGTTGAAATTCCAGAGGGGGTCACTGTTGAAGTTAATGGCAACCTCGTCAAGGTGAAGGGACCAAAAGGAGAAGTTGAGAGAGAGCTCAACTATCCGGGGGTCAAGATATTCACTGAAGACGGCAAGGTAGTTATCTACAAGGACTTTCCAAGGAGGAAGGACATAGCCATTGCAAGAACTTTCAAGTCTCACATAGCAAACATGATCAAGGGCGTTACGGAAGGGTTCACTTACAAGCTTAAGGTCGTTTACAGCCACTTCCCAATAACAGTCAAGGTTCAAGGAGACAAGGTTTACATAGAGAACTTCCTCGGTGAAAAAGCACCTAGAATAGCTGAGATACTCCCGGGGGTTACAGTAAAGGTCATGGGCAGCGAAATAATAGTGGAGGGAATCGACAAAGAAAAAGTCGGACAGACTGCAGCAAACATCGAGCAGGCGACAAGAATTACCGGTAGAGATAGGAGAGTCTTCCAAGATGGTATTTACATTGTTGAAAAGGCGGGTAAACCTATAAAGTTCTGA